The Candidatus Eisenbacteria bacterium genome contains a region encoding:
- a CDS encoding biotin carboxylase N-terminal domain-containing protein: MFRKVLIANRGEIACRIAGTLREMGLRAVAVCSEADVDALHVRTADEVQLLGPAEPRASYLNTEAILAAARASDAQAIHPGYGFLAENADFAAAVEAAGMVFLGPTAEQIRTMGDKRAARAIARRLGVPVVPGAEGEDPGALAAAGRKIGYPLLLKAALGGGGKGMRVVASEAELRDAFESTRRVALSGFGDGAVYVEKRLERARHVEVQVAGDGAGAVIHLFERECSLQRRHQKVVEESPSPALGERLRTRMLNAAMDVAREVRYRGVGTVEFLVAGEEFWFLEMNTRLQVEHPVTELTTGIDLVRLQLEIAAQNELPFGGSEIVRHGHAIEARVYAEDAAAGFLPQAGVATRVRWPRGPFIRVDAGIESGDAVPVHYDPILAKVIAVAPDRSLALARLARALDDALVHGVTTNLPFLRALVRAPEVEQARADTEWIEREFMAVFSAMAGAPAPELALVAAALTDGDGAHRRHAPAGHETAGEAPFRAVGPWRLPGLD; this comes from the coding sequence ATGTTCCGCAAGGTCCTGATCGCGAACCGCGGCGAGATCGCATGCCGCATCGCGGGCACGCTGCGCGAGATGGGGCTCCGTGCGGTCGCCGTGTGCTCCGAGGCCGACGTGGACGCCCTCCACGTCCGTACGGCGGACGAGGTCCAGCTCCTCGGTCCCGCCGAGCCGCGCGCGTCCTACCTGAACACCGAAGCCATTCTCGCCGCCGCAAGAGCGAGTGATGCGCAGGCGATCCACCCCGGCTACGGGTTCCTGGCCGAGAACGCGGACTTCGCGGCCGCCGTCGAAGCGGCCGGGATGGTGTTCCTTGGTCCGACGGCCGAGCAGATCCGGACCATGGGCGACAAGCGCGCGGCGCGGGCGATCGCGCGGCGCCTGGGAGTCCCCGTGGTGCCGGGCGCCGAGGGGGAAGATCCGGGAGCGCTGGCCGCGGCGGGCAGGAAGATCGGTTATCCGCTGCTGCTCAAGGCCGCCCTCGGCGGCGGGGGCAAGGGAATGCGGGTGGTGGCGAGCGAGGCCGAGCTGCGCGATGCCTTCGAGAGCACCCGGCGCGTCGCGCTGTCCGGATTCGGGGACGGCGCCGTCTACGTCGAGAAGAGGCTCGAGCGCGCGCGCCATGTCGAGGTGCAGGTCGCCGGCGACGGCGCGGGCGCGGTCATCCACCTGTTCGAGAGAGAGTGCTCGCTGCAGCGGCGCCACCAGAAGGTCGTCGAGGAATCTCCGTCGCCGGCGCTCGGCGAACGGCTGCGCACCCGGATGCTGAACGCGGCGATGGACGTGGCGCGCGAGGTCCGTTACCGCGGCGTGGGCACCGTCGAGTTCCTGGTCGCGGGAGAGGAATTCTGGTTTCTCGAGATGAACACCCGGCTCCAGGTCGAGCACCCCGTGACCGAGCTGACCACCGGGATCGACCTGGTGAGGCTCCAGCTCGAGATCGCGGCGCAGAACGAGCTTCCGTTCGGCGGTTCGGAGATCGTCCGCCACGGGCACGCGATCGAGGCGCGCGTCTACGCCGAGGATGCGGCCGCGGGCTTCCTGCCCCAGGCGGGCGTCGCCACTCGGGTGCGCTGGCCACGCGGTCCGTTCATTCGAGTCGACGCGGGGATCGAGTCGGGCGATGCCGTGCCGGTTCACTACGACCCGATCCTCGCCAAAGTGATCGCGGTCGCGCCCGATCGCTCGCTGGCCCTCGCGCGGCTCGCGCGCGCGCTCGACGATGCGCTCGTGCACGGCGTCACCACCAACCTGCCGTTCCTTCGCGCCCTGGTGCGCGCTCCCGAGGTGGAGCAGGCGCGCGCCGACACCGAGTGGATCGAGCGCGAGTTCATGGCGGTCTTCTCGGCGATGGCCGGCGCGCCGGCGCCCGAGCTCGCGCTCGTCGCGGCCGCGCTCACCGACGGAGATGGCGCTCACCGGCGCCATGCTCCCGCCGGCCACGAGACCGCCGGCGAAGCGCCGTTTCGCGCCGTGGGGCCATGGCGACTTCCGGGCCTCGATTGA
- a CDS encoding enoyl-CoA hydratase-related protein, with amino-acid sequence MIVPLIESIRDGGVARVWLNRPDQHNALSPELGAELAGVMHELAHDDSVRVVVLGGRGPSFCAGADIGAMKASAHLTFEENMAEAEKLARMFAALGDFPKPVVGRIQGNVYGGGVGLVCACDIAVAADDARFGITEVRLGILPAVISPYVIRRLGDRHAREYMLTGERFDAATAERIGLVSHVVPDAGLDAKVEERVHQLLSGAPMAQRRVKTLLELWADSPWEEYRAALPRTLAEVRSGDEAKDGLAAFFEKRKPRWQV; translated from the coding sequence ATGATCGTGCCGCTCATCGAGTCGATTCGCGACGGCGGTGTGGCCCGCGTCTGGCTCAACCGCCCGGATCAGCACAACGCCCTTTCTCCCGAGCTCGGGGCCGAGCTGGCCGGCGTCATGCACGAGCTGGCGCACGACGATTCGGTGCGCGTGGTGGTGCTGGGCGGGCGGGGCCCTTCCTTTTGCGCCGGCGCCGACATCGGGGCGATGAAGGCATCCGCCCACCTGACCTTCGAAGAGAACATGGCGGAAGCCGAGAAGCTCGCGCGCATGTTCGCCGCGCTCGGCGACTTTCCCAAGCCGGTGGTCGGACGCATCCAGGGCAACGTCTACGGCGGCGGCGTCGGGCTGGTCTGCGCCTGCGACATCGCCGTGGCGGCCGATGACGCGCGATTCGGGATCACCGAAGTGCGTCTCGGCATCCTGCCCGCGGTCATCAGCCCCTACGTGATCCGGCGGCTCGGCGATCGCCACGCTCGTGAATACATGCTCACCGGCGAGCGCTTCGACGCGGCGACGGCCGAGCGTATCGGGCTCGTCAGTCACGTCGTCCCGGACGCGGGGCTCGACGCCAAGGTCGAGGAGCGCGTCCATCAGCTGCTCTCCGGAGCCCCCATGGCGCAGCGGCGCGTGAAGACCCTGCTCGAGCTGTGGGCCGACTCACCGTGGGAGGAGTACCGGGCGGCGCTGCCGCGGACGCTGGCGGAGGTCCGCTCGGGCGACGAGGCGAAGGACGGCCTGGCCGCGTTCTTCGAGAAGCGCAAGCCTCGCTGGCAGGTCTAG
- a CDS encoding glycosyltransferase family 39 protein has protein sequence MSAALWGILLLALGLRLWHVAEGLPDFFEEAFPFRRAFEMAGFGSARPDWNPRAFHYPSLSFYLHLVVQQALFLAGQIAGEYRKSADFFVAYQIDPTPMALAGRALGVAADLATVVAVARIGERLRRGAGLLAALLVALSAILIRQSHAIVTDGLMTAFAAWALERMVVYRSSGRWSAWVLAAMLTGLAAGTKYPAALLALPLLWTIFARAEPRRGIRTLYAVVLAGLVFAATSPFLISNFAQARFDWLRIANLVGEGQLGSFGKPGALYYVRLLARDFGWIAPLALAASLLWLRRRTQGTRGISIVWLYLVAFLLPILLGRVEFERYLAPVVPAIALLLAATVLELPDLLPRLDARARGIVRLLLMLAVAAPACASAFTAASVGGDTTQGQARRFVERMVGADQLLVQEAHGAAVRERRELLRIVATPAYAASDSSWRRRFEGLPVARSVRLPLLVAGRAVVVAPDSQRGRREIELFPSSADLNRVFYEPALFIGVDWVLTSDAVRGRYESDSTRYAVQHRFYRLLESAADSVIVLRSGGTVTGPEIRIYRLGARFRSTVTTPLDPLWWTRDIPPGARAELASAMSPMGVPRAELDPPPSWVLALGVIYEQQIQPFAYALALELHELSRCDPAEALARSILKMDPAHVQATGLVATCAEARGDWIAARDAVARLLELRDPERRSLPDIRLEYARLLAQTGDRDEARRQLNRVLGAPLTVGDTQRRARAMLQALDSER, from the coding sequence ATGTCCGCGGCGCTCTGGGGCATCCTGCTGCTCGCTCTGGGGCTGCGGCTCTGGCACGTGGCGGAAGGGCTGCCCGACTTCTTCGAGGAAGCCTTCCCATTTCGGCGCGCCTTCGAGATGGCGGGCTTTGGAAGCGCGCGTCCGGACTGGAATCCACGCGCATTCCATTACCCGTCGCTCTCCTTCTATCTCCACCTCGTGGTGCAACAAGCGCTCTTTCTCGCGGGTCAGATCGCCGGGGAGTATCGGAAGTCCGCGGACTTCTTCGTCGCGTATCAGATCGATCCCACGCCGATGGCGCTGGCCGGACGTGCGCTCGGCGTGGCGGCGGATCTGGCGACCGTGGTGGCCGTGGCCCGCATCGGAGAGCGGTTGAGGCGGGGCGCGGGCCTGCTCGCCGCGCTGCTCGTCGCCTTGTCGGCGATCCTGATCCGACAGTCGCACGCCATCGTCACCGACGGCCTGATGACGGCCTTCGCGGCGTGGGCGCTCGAGCGCATGGTCGTCTATCGCTCGAGCGGGCGGTGGAGCGCGTGGGTTCTGGCGGCCATGCTCACCGGGCTGGCGGCGGGCACCAAGTATCCGGCCGCGCTCCTCGCGCTGCCGCTCCTGTGGACGATCTTCGCCCGCGCCGAGCCGCGGCGCGGGATCCGGACGCTCTACGCGGTCGTCCTCGCGGGGTTGGTCTTCGCGGCCACTTCGCCTTTTCTGATCTCGAACTTCGCCCAGGCGCGCTTCGACTGGCTGCGGATCGCGAACCTGGTCGGCGAGGGCCAGCTCGGCAGCTTCGGCAAGCCCGGTGCCCTCTATTACGTGCGTCTGCTCGCGCGGGACTTCGGCTGGATCGCGCCGCTCGCGCTGGCGGCCTCGCTGCTGTGGCTCCGGCGCCGAACCCAGGGGACGCGCGGGATCTCGATCGTCTGGCTCTATCTGGTCGCATTCCTCCTGCCGATCCTGCTCGGTCGTGTCGAGTTCGAGCGCTATCTCGCGCCCGTCGTGCCGGCGATCGCGCTGCTCCTCGCGGCGACCGTCCTCGAGCTTCCCGACCTTCTCCCGCGGCTCGACGCCCGCGCTCGCGGAATCGTGCGCCTGCTGCTGATGCTCGCGGTGGCCGCGCCGGCATGCGCGTCGGCCTTCACCGCCGCTTCGGTTGGAGGCGACACCACCCAGGGACAGGCACGGCGGTTCGTGGAACGCATGGTCGGCGCCGATCAGCTGCTGGTGCAGGAGGCTCACGGCGCCGCGGTGCGCGAACGCAGGGAGCTCCTTCGCATCGTGGCGACGCCGGCCTATGCGGCCAGCGATTCCTCATGGCGGCGACGCTTCGAAGGGCTGCCGGTGGCTCGCTCGGTGCGGCTGCCTCTGCTCGTGGCGGGCCGCGCGGTCGTGGTCGCTCCGGATTCGCAGCGGGGGCGCCGTGAGATCGAGCTCTTCCCGAGCAGCGCGGACCTGAACCGCGTTTTCTATGAGCCCGCGCTCTTCATCGGCGTGGACTGGGTGCTCACCAGCGACGCGGTGCGCGGGCGGTACGAATCGGATTCCACGCGCTATGCGGTTCAGCACCGCTTCTATCGATTGCTCGAGAGCGCCGCCGACAGCGTGATCGTGTTGCGCTCGGGAGGCACCGTGACCGGACCGGAGATCCGCATCTACCGGCTCGGCGCGCGGTTCCGTTCCACCGTCACGACGCCTCTGGATCCTCTGTGGTGGACGAGGGACATCCCGCCGGGGGCGCGCGCCGAGCTCGCCTCCGCGATGAGCCCGATGGGCGTGCCGCGCGCCGAGCTCGATCCACCGCCTTCGTGGGTGCTGGCGCTCGGCGTGATCTACGAGCAACAGATCCAGCCTTTCGCCTACGCGCTGGCTCTGGAGCTCCACGAGCTCTCCCGTTGCGATCCGGCCGAGGCGCTGGCGAGGTCGATCCTGAAGATGGATCCCGCGCACGTGCAGGCGACCGGGCTGGTCGCCACCTGCGCCGAAGCGCGAGGCGACTGGATCGCGGCGCGCGATGCGGTGGCGCGGCTGCTCGAGCTGCGCGATCCGGAGCGACGCTCGCTGCCGGACATCCGTCTTGAGTACGCGCGACTTCTGGCGCAGACTGGCGACCGCGACGAGGCGCGTCGGCAGTTGAATCGCGTGCTCGGAGCACCACTCACCGTCGGCGACACCCAGCGCCGCGCCCGCGCGATGCTGCAGGCGCTCGATTCCGAACGATGA
- a CDS encoding formyltransferase family protein, translated as MKIFVLTQEDAFYIPRILDLMFERRRDIVGVGIVPGELRRGHALKYLSMMGPRDFALQLGNLAFHRFMDLWGRFTTGARSYSVTGAARRAGVPSEVVPKVNDPEFSQRLESLGVDLIVSIACPQKIGARLLALPSRGCINLHGALLPRYQGMLPSFWVLAKGEQQTGVTVHWMDEKLDHGDVLLQEHLAIEPADTVHSLVLRSKVELGRHLLLRAIDLIERGVAPRQPMDLSKASYFSYPDPAAIAEFRARGRRFI; from the coding sequence GTGAAAATCTTCGTCCTCACCCAGGAAGACGCCTTCTACATTCCGCGCATCCTCGACCTGATGTTCGAGCGACGCCGCGACATCGTCGGGGTCGGGATCGTTCCCGGCGAGCTGCGGCGCGGACATGCGCTCAAGTATCTGAGCATGATGGGCCCGCGGGACTTCGCGCTTCAGCTCGGCAATCTCGCGTTCCATCGGTTCATGGACTTGTGGGGGCGCTTCACGACCGGCGCGCGAAGCTATTCCGTGACCGGGGCGGCGCGACGAGCGGGAGTGCCTTCGGAAGTGGTCCCCAAGGTCAACGATCCCGAGTTCTCCCAGCGGCTCGAGTCGCTGGGGGTGGATCTCATCGTGTCGATCGCCTGCCCGCAGAAGATTGGCGCCCGGCTGCTCGCGCTGCCCTCGCGTGGATGCATCAATCTGCACGGCGCTCTGCTGCCCCGCTATCAGGGCATGCTGCCGTCGTTCTGGGTGCTGGCGAAAGGCGAGCAACAGACTGGCGTGACCGTGCACTGGATGGACGAGAAGCTGGATCACGGAGATGTGCTCCTGCAGGAGCATCTCGCGATCGAGCCGGCCGACACGGTGCATTCCCTGGTGCTGCGATCGAAGGTGGAGCTGGGGAGACACTTGCTGCTGCGAGCCATCGATCTCATCGAGCGCGGCGTGGCGCCCCGGCAGCCGATGGATCTTTCCAAGGCCAGCTACTTTTCGTATCCCGATCCGGCGGCGATCGCCGAGTTCCGCGCTCGCGGCCGGCGTTTCATCTAG
- a CDS encoding XrtA system polysaccharide deacetylase, producing the protein MHHNGIPNVFSVDVEDWYQGLEFDMDDWGPFRPRIDTGLDVLLDLLEQAGVRATFFTLGWQAEQTPGLVPRLVSRGHEIATHGYSHRFVYQMTPDNFRRELRRSIDVLEQQSGQKIIGHRAPYFSITADSLWALDILAEEGIRYDSSIFPTLNYRYGIPGADRYPGWIRTPSGAWLYEIPLSTVRFPGRDARSGINLPLGGGGYFRLYPYAVTRGLARHLRQREGKGLIFYVHPWEYDPDQPHVKMPRKVPEMTHYFNLGSTASKTRRLLADFAFTTMAGAFADVLEKPPSS; encoded by the coding sequence GTGCACCACAACGGCATCCCCAACGTATTCAGCGTCGACGTCGAGGACTGGTATCAGGGCCTCGAATTCGACATGGATGACTGGGGTCCCTTCCGGCCGCGCATCGATACCGGTCTGGACGTGTTGCTCGATCTTCTCGAGCAGGCTGGCGTCCGAGCCACGTTCTTCACGCTGGGCTGGCAGGCGGAGCAGACCCCCGGCCTGGTTCCGCGCCTGGTCTCCCGAGGGCACGAGATCGCCACCCACGGGTATTCGCACCGGTTCGTCTACCAAATGACGCCCGACAACTTCCGCCGCGAGCTCAGGCGATCGATCGATGTTCTCGAGCAGCAATCCGGGCAGAAGATCATCGGGCACCGCGCTCCTTACTTCTCGATCACCGCGGATTCATTGTGGGCGCTCGACATCCTGGCCGAGGAAGGCATCCGTTACGACTCCAGCATCTTCCCGACGCTCAACTATCGCTACGGGATCCCAGGAGCCGACCGCTACCCGGGTTGGATCCGCACGCCTTCCGGAGCCTGGCTCTACGAGATTCCGCTCAGCACCGTGCGCTTCCCTGGGCGCGACGCGCGGTCCGGGATCAACCTGCCGCTCGGCGGAGGCGGTTACTTCCGCCTCTATCCCTACGCCGTGACCCGAGGCCTCGCGCGGCACCTGCGCCAGCGCGAGGGCAAGGGCCTCATCTTCTACGTGCATCCCTGGGAATACGATCCCGATCAGCCGCACGTGAAGATGCCACGCAAGGTCCCCGAGATGACGCACTACTTCAACCTCGGCTCCACCGCATCCAAGACGCGCCGACTGCTCGCCGACTTCGCGTTCACGACCATGGCGGGCGCCTTCGCGGACGTTCTCGAGAAGCCTCCCTCTTCGTGA